A region of the Nocardia asteroides genome:
CCCGCAGAAGGCGAGCGCACGGCCAGCGTGACCTGACGACGAGATCCACCTCAGCTGCCGGTCAGCCATCCACTTCTCGCACCCCTCCGGAGGGTTCCCGATGACGGTTCGCACCGCCGAAACCCGTACCACCCTGCCGCGTGTCACGACGGCACTCATCTTCGTGTTCATCCTGGTCGGCGGCGCACTGCGCTCCGTGGAAGCGGGCTGTCAGAACTCCTTGAAGCTGGCGTTGAAGAACGTCTGGCTGTGTGGCGTGATCTCCTACGCCGTGGCGTTCACCGGCTTCGCGATCTTCCTCGCGGTGGCGCTGGCCGTCTCCTCCAACCGGCCTTGGCCGACGCGGGCCGACATCCGGACTATGCCCCGGTGGGCGCCGTTCGGCGGTCTGCTGGGCGGTGCGGCGATCCTGGCGATGATCTCCGTGGCGTCCGATGTCGGAGCGGGCACCTTCAATGCGCTGATCATCGCCGGACAGATGTTCGGCGCCCTTGCCATCGACCACGTCGGGCTGATGGGATTCCCGCGGCGCGCGGTGAACCCCAAGCGCGTCGCCGCCTGCGTGATGATCATCGTCGGCATCTATCTCATGGCGACCTACTGAACACTGGGACGAAGCCCCGCAGGCCGCCGCTGGACGCGTTCCTCTGAGAGACAGATAGGGTGTCT
Encoded here:
- a CDS encoding DMT family transporter, which encodes MTVRTAETRTTLPRVTTALIFVFILVGGALRSVEAGCQNSLKLALKNVWLCGVISYAVAFTGFAIFLAVALAVSSNRPWPTRADIRTMPRWAPFGGLLGGAAILAMISVASDVGAGTFNALIIAGQMFGALAIDHVGLMGFPRRAVNPKRVAACVMIIVGIYLMATY